CCCATAGCCAAGTGCATTGGTAAGTCGGAAGGATCTCCCGTACGCCGGAACACCTAGTATCAGCTTATGAGATGGAGCACCTTCTTGAAGCCAGTGCTGCACGCTATGGTCGATGTTCAGCTTTTGTTGATCGTCAGTCGTATCCGTGAGTCCGGCATACAATGGAGCATTGTGACCAGTGTGACTGTCCCACGAGCCGTTGTAATCGTACGTCATAAGGAGGATGTAATCTACATGACGTGCGATACAGTTAATATCGTACGAATCCGACGCTCGTGATTCGCTTGCAGCGACGGCCACTGTTAAGATGAGTCCAGCACCATGTAATTCGGTCGCCAAAGCACGCAGTAGTAGGACAAAATTCCAACGATCAACGCTTTTCGGATAATGCCACGCTATATCGACTCCGTCGAATCCGTGGGCCATACAGAATCTTCTCGCATTGACGGCAAAGGTCGATCGCAAATTGGAATCGGCTGCCACGTACGAAAAGGATGACGCGGGAACTTTGTCCCCTCCAAAGGAGGCGAGCGTTTTGAGCGATACCTTTCTCACTGATACCGAAAAAGGCGTACAACAGATAATCGCAAAGCTTTGGATCGATGTCACTGATGCTGAACTTTCCTCGTCCCGAACGATGCGCTGCCCATGAGCTGACATAGgcaaaaatgggttttttcGACGAACAAGGTGTAACTGTGGCTTCACTTTCCATCGTTGATTCAAGTTCCTTCCAATTATTTCACTTGGTTTGTCCAGTTGATTCTTCGAAGccggcacaacaacagcacaattGCAACTGCACGCAGGGACATCCTGTACTTATAGGAGAGGCTGATTCATGCGTCTATGCGATAAGCGATATCTGACCTAAGGTACTACTATCAATGCTCATTGCAATCTCATTTTTCCCGAAAATTattctctttcttctgctaAAGTATTTCCCTGAAACCCTTCTATTAGTTTGTTTCATCAGTagttacttttttttccattcagATGGATATGATCTTTTAACAGTTTCTAGCAATGCTACAAATGTATCATTTTGGTATTTATTAGTTCTCACTTTTTGCTTGCCTTCCGAAATGAAATTACGCCGTTTATAATTGTATGTGTGGCGTTTTCTTCAATGTGAACTCCTAAAGCGAGCATTTGCGACACATTTTACTTTATTATTTATAGAAGAGAAAAACCGTCACGTATTCTGGATCAAAATTCACTCAAAATTGAGCAATGTACAAGTTTTCAGACTGTATTTGAACTTGATGAAATCAAGGCATTAGTTGAGGCATATCGTCATATAGCAATGCATTAAGTTAAAGGAAGGTTAAACATACTAGCAATAACAGACAGCTTGATATTCAGGATCTGAGTATGAATTtaaagaaattaatttaacaaacTGTTTTGAGTCTTATGATTTGCATATTAGTTGTTAaacgatttttaatttcaataaaaaaacgcATTTACTTATCAAACAACCTGATATTTTTGcgggaaaaaaaattgtttcataatgataacCCTCTATAGCCCTATACTAATGATAAGGTTGGGGCGAATTGCTGCTGATAACAGCTAATACATAGCTAATAATAGTCCGATCGGTCGGAAGTGTGTCACCTGGCTCCTACTTATTCTGAATGTAGGAGCTCAATCCGGGTTTGATAAAAGATGGCAATGTTTCGTAATATCCCAATGAATCACTAATAGGTCTCGGTGTATACCTCGATGTACGGTTTGTGAACAGACACTcagtaaaataaaaatgagcAAAGTTAAATGTTCCAATATTTTGATACAATGCATATGTCTTGGAGCtggaaatattatttttaccACAGTTTCAACTCTGTTACGATTTATGATACTTTTCTTATTTATGGTGGATGCCACGTCCGCAAAGATTTAAGATcaaagatttatttttaataacttAATTAAAAGACCGTAACCGTTTGCTTAACTAAGCTGTGCACTATAAAGTGTGCTTGTATCTGTGGCAAAATGAAACCAGGAGAAGACACTCGCGTTTTTTTATACATGTTGTCCACTTTGCGATCGTTTTTAAATAAAGAGAGTAAACCAACGTAATATTGTCACATTAAATATCAAATATTCAATGTGGTCTAAATTTTTCGATAATAAGTTACTTATTTTAAATGATGATTGTGATTATTATTCATTCGTTTTGATGATAAATGAGAGGACATCTTTATATCACACTGAGTGCTGATGATAACAGCTACAGTCAAAAGGTCAAAGGACAGCGTAGGCAGCGACCCACCAAAATCACCTTCCTATAACGTGTCGTGTAAATGGCACAACTATCACTCTAGAGCTAGAGAATGTCCCTCACGCCAATAGCATAACTTTGTAACTTTCTCTACAATTTCGGTTAGGCCCGCATTCGTAACAATCAGCACTCGGGGACACATTCACTGATCCAGTCCAGCAGTCCGGAGGAATGCACAACATGACAGGGATTTTAGGCAACATCGCCtgcatgcgcctccattcggAGAATGAAATCGACGCTGCACGACCATGTGAGCATCCGAGACAAAAGTTTCTATCTCCACCCCTGGCAGCGTAGGCAGATGGGCAATGAAAAATGTGCGGTTGAAGCTagcaaaccggaaccggaactgaTCCTCGGAAGTGTAAAGTGTTTATTTTGACAAAGGTTACGCTTAAAAGCGGCAGCTTCCAATGCTGTCGCTTAAACCGTTAAAAGTTGTTGATTACACGATGAACGATGAGGGTTTTTCTTGTGGTGGGTACTGATTCATGCGCGATCATGCGTACCCCGAGAGGCAGAGACAGAGTtagagaaaattaattatcgaACTTTTTCCCTGGAATGCATGGCACATTAGATGAATTGGAATAGGATCACGGAGTTAGTATACTTTCTAACATACAGGCCCGGAACTTCCGATTCCAATTCAATGCCATCATTTAACACCGATTACTGCTGGCCAACTGAGGTGCCTGACTGAGGCTGACTGTTGACTTCATTACAGAGCGATTAGTCGCTTCACAGAAAAGCTAAACTCGTTCTATTTTTAACCTCTTTCTCGGTCGAATGCCGCGAATGGCACGCAACAAACTCACGTCGCTACAGGACACCACACCATCCGGACagaatttttcatttatgtACACACGCCTCTCACTCTGTGACTTTGGTCACGATTTTGGGCTCAAAGTTTTGGCCGGTGTCGGGGCACGATTAGAAAGTTTTCACTCTTCAAACGgagaaccgaccgacccgacTGGTTGGAAAAGTGGTGGCACGCGTTCGCgttgttgttcggttttttAGACGCTCCCTCCGGAATGCCATCCGGCCAATGGCGTTAAAAGGAAGAATTGTGGGCATGTGGGTATGTGCCGAAGACCGTCGCGGATAACTTTTATCAATTCCGTCATCATCCGCCCTTTTTTGGTCGCAAAGTTAAGTAACATTCCGACACTCGACACCCGATCCTTGGCTTGGAAGGAAAGATGAAGCTGGTACTAAAAACTTTCCTTTACTGTCTGTGTATGTGAAAACGGTGCGTGTAGTTGGTGCGGTCGGTAATGCGTATTCCGATTCCCTCGGAACTCCATGTACTAGCTGGACCTTGAGAGCTTCAAcactgctcgtcgtcgttctaATGAACAAGAGCATTACGATGAAGATGTTATGGAGTGTCTTCTggttgtgagtgtgtgttttgctgtggAGTTAAGGAGCAAAGTGTCTGGATCGGCGGTGGAGACTAACCCGACAAAGCCAATGAATACATTAGCGAGTCTAGCCGGATACCATGCTTTTGGTTGAAACTGTTGTCATGGTTGAATGAACGAAGGGCTACGACTAACTCGCCGATTCGTACGATAATCAGAGCCAATCATTTTACGCTTGATATGCTTGTTAATGCTATAATGCACCCGGCGGATAGTATGGCGGATTTGAGGGGCGAAAAATGTTTGCCTTGGAATTGTCCGGTAGGTGACTAAGCAACATCCGTTTACTTCGGGGCCTTCCTGTACACAAGGCGTGCTGGCGTTAACAACATAACACCGACAAACGATGAACTGTGCAGTGCTGAAACGCTGACAAAAGTGGCCAACGAAAAGTGGTCTAGCAAAATGGCCACGATTCCACGACAGAGGAGAGTGCCAAGCTCTCCAGTACGCCAGTCACGTACAGACGGTTCATTTTGTTTAAGATCCTCGCTAAggtgctcctcctgctgggtCATGTGAGTCCGGAGGGTGTGCTGGTTGCCCCTACACATCGTGGTTAATTAAACGGTTCAAAAAGACCTTTCTCCCCCAtccccggccaccaccattaagGCATCGCGTTCCAGGTTTTACAATTTTCCCGCAAAGTTTCGCGTGAGTTTCTTGGAGCGTTTTTGCTGCAGacagcgacgatggcgaggGACACAGAGTGCCGTTAATTGAATCTTTTCCTCTTTGCTCCCATTTAATTTACAGACAGCCGTTGGTATGCCGCTCAGGTTCTGACCAACGAATGAGGAAGTGAaagtttttcttccattttgtcAACGGCTAATGGAGGACTGTGCCATTTGCTCGCATTACCTTCCGGGGCCAGGACCGGGACGACGAAGGCCAAGTGTTGAATAATTACAGAATTTACTCGATGGTGACAAGTTTGGAATGAATTCTAGAActtataaagaaaaaaaaaccataacttTTGGTTGCATAAGTGAGCCATCTTAAAGGTGCCGCCGCCATAGCAACCAGTGCTGGCTACTGCGGTCAATATCGATTCGCCATAGTGTGAAACAGCCTCTGTTTCCTGGCTAGTAGCCGAATTTTAACAACTTCCATCATCACGATGCCAGATGCCacgaaataatgaaaaatgaagcaaacgatCGTGTCACGTCACCATGAAAAGTGTTTGAAGACGGATGAATACGGTGGAAAGCAAGGAGCACAAAATTGATGACAGATCATGGAAAAACCCGGAAGGAAACAGGAGACCCCGGTACACAACCAATCGTTTCATGGTTCGGTGACGCTTGGGCGTCTCGGTCAAGCCgatcataaaatgaaaaattgctAGAAAAGGCTTCCTGTGGTTACGCTCAGCAGGtctagaaaaggaaaaaaaacatgagtTGGCTTGTTTCCGCCCAGTccaataattttgttttgtagattttacagaaaaaaatgaagtcTTGTCAGGGATATGATAGAGCTgttacattttcttttctttaaaaacGAAGGTAGAAACttgcatttaattaaaagaatgATTCTACCGGAAGAGCTTTTTCTCGCTCCTTGcgacttttcactttcttagCCATGCTGCTGGCAAAAACACAATTGGATTAACAGCTTATTTCAACTCCAGAACTCAAAAAGAAGGACTCCCAAACGCAAGGTAAGAGATGATACGTCACTAGCACCAGGTAAGTggcaccagtagcagtagagtACACGGTAGCAGTTTCCATAAGCctcatcatcgcatcatcacagcaaccaGAGCATGGGAAATGCGTAGTGTAGAGCCAACGCCGCCTTTGGTCGAGTGGCATTGAAattcattaaatattttccaagACTCcaagccacacaaacacacacctagCAGATGGTATCAACGAGGTGGTACGCATGGCAACTTCTCCCCATCACGTAGCAGCCACTCCCCTCCTTGATAGGATGCTCCATTATATCGCGTGacattaattcattttccattttcttctctcgctcaTCTCGTAAATCTACGCGACTACGTGAAACGCACCACACCTGACGGACCTGGAAATATCTCTCCTTCCTACAACGCGCCGTTTACATAGTCCAATTCTGATGATCTCGTCGTACGAGTACGTCGAGTACATCGATGGCCAGATGGTGACGGCTTGCCTGTCCCCGGTGGACACACTGTGGCCGGCCTCGTTTTTCGTCGGAAGCATCTTGCTCTTCTTCATAGTACCGCTGGCCATACTACTGGTGCTGTACTCGGTGATAGCGAAGAATCTGATGGACAaccccagcatcatcatgtcgAACGGTAACCGAGGCAACGTGTACAAGTACCGGAAGCAGGTTATCTTCATGCTCGGTGCGGTCGTGGTCAGTTTCTTCGTCTGCCTGCTGCCCTTCCGCGCCTTCACGCTCTGGATTATCATTGTGCCGAGCGAGGCGATCGTGTCGATCGGAATCGAGCGGTTCTACATCCTGCTCTACTTCTGCCGCATCATGCTGTACATGAACTCCGCCATCAATCCGATCCTGTACAACCTGATGTCGTCAAAGTTCCGGAATGGGTTCCTGCAGCTGCTCGGCTGCGGTAAGATCGTTCGCTCCGATAGTATCTCGAGCGGGGTGCGCAAGGGTGGCGGCACCTTCCACACTGGCTCGACCAACCTGAGCAGTTCGCACGGTACACACAGTTCGATTCAGCGCAAGAGCGTGCGTGAGGATGTAAGCCAGGTCGGTGGACTTAATGGGGGCAGCGGACACCATAGCATCCGACGTCCCACGGTTCAGTTCCAGCAGGCACCCGTTGTATGCGGTTCTCAGCAACCGGCGTTCCAGCATAGGCGTCGCCACAGTAGCATCATATCGATTCGTCCTGCCGCTaataccaaccaaccggtggaCACTGCCGATTCACTGCCAGCTCCGACAAACGAACTTCGAAACCCCGGAGAGGCTGAGCGCGAGGAGCATCTGAAAATTGCTGAGGAAGCGGAAGAGAGTATTAACGGCACTAGTAACCCTGTccaacaggagcaacagcagcagccgtcatTAACACTGCCAAACAGTAACGGTTTCCATAGAATTAAGGATAAGATTAGATTTAACGGTCACCAGTCCCGTCGTCGAGGAGCATCACACCAACGGCATCACAGTGGCCCATCCGATGGTGGTAGCCACGTGGAATCATTTACCACACATCCGCAGGGCGTCCCGAACGAGGACACTTCTGCATCTGGCCTACAGCACCACCcacaacagcacagcaacaaTAATGACAATAAACGATTCTCACTACTGCAAGCCACGGCCttcgcaacaacgacgacggtggtaaTGATCGTAGCAAGCAAtggagatgatgctgatgaggacgatgaagatgatttcgAGGACGagcatgccggtgccggtgccggtaccgcaAACGGTGAACTGGTGACCGACGGTGGTAACGAGAAGAGCGATTTGATAGTCTCCGTCACCGGAACGGTAACCGTCGATGGGTGTAACCTGATCGATGGTACCATGGAATGTGATATTTAGCATCGAACGGAACAGGAATGGGCGCACACGGGATCAACGATGGAACGCGAGCTCACCACAAACCCGTACCGAAGCGTTATGAACGTTCCGGTGGCAGGTTAGCTGCCGGTGGGCTCCGACTTTCTCGTTGTTTTTTGGCGTGCAAATTGGCAAAGTGGTCCTTGTATGGAGCGGTACGAAGTATCCTCCGCACTGTACAGCGAAATAATttatatacacacactcatacacctACCAAGGGAACCGCGAAGGTGCGAATTGAATGTAAAATTGGTGCAAAATAAAACACGACTCTCCGCGAATCACGGGCCACAGGTCATGATGGGTTTGGAGTGATTTAAAGTTTATTGGAATTCAAAGTTTCACGGGGTTTTTGCTTCTGAACGAAACCCTGCCCGACACCCAGCAGGTAAGTGGCTTCCCGCATCCCGTACAGCAGGATTCGTTGACAACAATCGGTAGCGCCTACTCCTGCTGTGTCGCTGCCCGGCCCACTCGTCTCATTttatttgctgttgctgggtttCTGTAAAACCGGAAAGAGCAGGCCAATGCGAACGGATCAATGCTAAAAAGTTAATCATCAATGACGCCTCGGGATACTTACGTTCCGGCTTGCCTTCCTTCCACTTGGTCATTTTGATGTGAGATTCCTCGCGCCGAGCAGCTTGCGCTCGCAGCTCCGGTTTTAGAGCTTTGCGTACCAAGCTGGCGGCaatatttgaataattaatgtAACTAGTTGCCAAAAATGGAAGGGGAGGAAGTAAAGAGTCAAAAGTTAATTatcattatttcattattcaGTGTGAAACTCACTTCAAGCCGGCTGCTCTCCAGATAGCCATCTCGCTTGACCGTTTGCCTCTGCTGTTCTTCGTTAAACGTAGCTCTCCACTGTGAAACAACACTATTATCGTTTTGTCTTATCTATGCCCGTTATCGAATATACATTTTTAGCTTACCACAAACGGAATCACACGCTCCAGGATTCACCTTCTGGCtgcaaaatttacaaaaatcgCCGGAACGGAATGCTGGGCTTTGACAGATCTTAAATGTAAACATGGCCTGTTTTGATTTACCCGTTTTTCAACCTTTTCTGCAAGGCATGCTCGACGAATTAAAGCATGATTCGCTCAACTGTAGCGAGGTTGACTGTTAATCAATAATTAATACCGAATTGCTTttctgataatgatgatgatttcataACCCATTCGTCTAATGCTTCGCATGATTTATAGCACCCGCGGTCGATCTCACTTTAGATAAGAACTTTATACCACCCCCTAAGCAACTTAATACAATGCACACAATCAAAGTTTTCGTTTGCCGAAAAATGCCACCCCGCCAACTCTTCCAGCGAGGCTTCCTCTATCACTCCGTCGTTTCTTGGTCCCTTGTCGTTCAATCGCGTGATACCCATCATTCACAACGATGCGGCTGAGTGTACTAATTACGTacaaatggaatggttttcaCGTTGCAAGGTTGTGAACATCGACGGTGATGACAATGCGCCAAGGACAGAACGCCGTGGCCGTTTGTTgggctcgctcgcttgcaccCACGTCCACCCAGGGCTGATCATAAATCCttttaaaccatttaaaaTATGACCCCCTGCAAAGTAGTAGCAGCTCCCTAGCACTTGCTAACACCaagaatgctgctgatggaatgAACACGTAGGCGAGAGACAAGAGGTGGGCTCGGTTTTTAATAGTATTTtatattgtttcatttaaaaaaaatacaccaGGAGAAAGGaatcaaatattgaaattggtggtggtggaataaATTGGGGCTAAGTCTCATAAATACACAGCACACGGCGGATGGGGGACGCGATTGATgtgggctggttggctggtagGTTGGTTGGCAGGCGACTGGCGTACGGACACACCGACACAAAATGATGGCCCCCGGCGGCGCCAACCTACGAAGCGTACGTCTCCTTGAAGCGTCGCTGTACGTGTTGATATGCATTGTAGATCCTGAAACAAGGGGACATCCGTCTTTATTTAGCATGCCACGCAACGACATTCCCAGCGGTCCCCTGGTGGTACTCACTTGTTTTTGGCCGTTTTGAAGGACTTTTTGCGCCCTTTAGCGCCCTTCTTCTCGTCCGTATCGAGCGAATTCGATGAGCTAGACGCGGGCAGATCAATCGGAGTGATCGAGATGCAATTGtctgcaaaagaagaaaacggacGAGGCCCCCATTAGTGGTTAGTTCTAAAGGAAAACCGGAAAGAGAATACGTACCAGGATGGACGAAAAATGCCAACGAATGACGGCCGCGGGTACGAATCGATTCCTCGCCCGGTATGATCACACGGTGCTGCAGCGCACTGATCTTTTCGCCCGTCCACGTCGCCAGCAGCTCGCCAGCATTGATGAGGATCGCACCGGGTAGATGGCCAACGCGCTTCCACCGATCCGTCCCAGGAAGCTTCACCTCCAGCCCACCCTCCGAGTCTTGGGCAAGCAGCGTGAAGGTACCGTAATCGGCGTGCGCTCCGCAACGTGTCacttgctgctcttgctgctcgaGCGCTTCCTGTTCCTCGCGCACCCGGGCACGATAGTCCTCGGGGAGCGACAGGTCAATCTCGTCCTTGGTACAGCGCTGCTGGCTGTACTTGCAAGTACCCCGCAGCAGCTCGTTCTTTCCATCGTCCTCGATCAGTGGCGGATAGTAGAGCAGGCGGAATGTGGACTGGTTCTCTCCCTCGCCATCCAGTATGTGACGATGCTTCTCGACGAAGTACGAGTACGGTAGCTCCATACCGACGGCCAGAGCTTGTAGTAGGAGCGCCGATAGGCGCTTGAAGTCCGTCGCCAGATCGGACATGTGTTCCCGGAAACCGGGCAGCGGTTCATCCGGTAGCGCACCATCCTCCGGTTTCAGCGTGCAGATGTTGTACGTGTGTCGCAGGTCCTTCGTTTTGCCATCGAATCGCTCCTGGCCCGGCTTGATGTAACCGTGGTTCGTTTCACCCTGGCGCAGGTACGTCTCCTTTGTGGTATCCGAGAGCTTGGTGAAATCGTCCAGGTGACCGTACGCGAGCTTCATCTGTATTTCCCGCCCCAGGGAAGAGAGAGTTAGGAGAGATTagtcaaaatgtcaaaaatagaaaccaaaGTTCAATGGCCTTGGTCAGGGGGACAAGGGGGGACCACAAACGATGGCGCAATGTAAACACAGCCATGCACCCGCGGCATCATTAAGTATCCGTCGTTTCGAAGAAGCGAACCGAACATCGGGGACACATTTACAACAAGTAACCATGCACTACCCACCCCTGCCCTTTCGGTGTGtctctgtcctgtcctgtcccttTTGGGGAGGCGGGCGGCACTAATCCAACTACAATTTCGCGAAGATCGTAAAAACTTTAGCCCGGCCAGACACGCAGACGGGCCCGTCTCCTATTCATTGCACGATCCGCGGTGTCCCCTTGCTAGTCAGTTCGGTTCGTCTCGGTTGTGCTTTAAGgatctgtttttcctttttgttacCTTTGTGTACCATCCCCGATGCCGGTATACCATCGGTTTGCCGgtttgttttcaaacaaatccGTGACGCGCCTGTCGTGCAAGCGCCGTGCTAGTTTACGGCACCCTTTGCGAGGCTTCATCATTCGAAGGCCATTTTcagtggaatggaaatgggttCAAGATCAAACCGGTGCTTCGCCGAGTCTacgccgccacgccacggagaGTACATTTTGAACGATAATTGTCTCGACGACGAACGACCTTTAGGTCCAGTGGTAACCAGGTGTAAGTATTTCGCGAGCAGAATCAGAGTGTTTTTATTTAAGTAACAGACTTatttaaacacaaaaatgttttaaatagagTGTTACATATGCTGCTATTGCATCGTGAAGgacagattttttttgtgtgttagtAGAACTGTGTATAACATTTGCCAAGAATCTGCTCTTTTATTCTTTATCGCGATAATGCAACATGTTACATTGCATTCCAATAACTCGACTCTTATCGTTTCACTACTACCGCATCAGTCTGATTTGGTTCCTAGTTGTTTCTAGCTATTCTGACTATTCCAATTTTAACCTAAGAGAGCTGATAAAAACCCGAAATCCAAGAAGGTCTTGAAAGATACTGTAGTGGAAAGGGACattgacaaaagaaaaaatcttTTCATTGGATGAAGATTACTGCGAACGGATGGGTATAGATTTcgaagaataaataaaatgaatttacAATTTCCGCTTGAATTTTAATCACAGTTGGCACAGAAAAACTAGAGGATCTCTTGCGTTGAGTGCGTTGCTCTGGCACAAATATACATAGCAAATTACGATTGATATTGTTTTTAGATACATTAgagaatgaaattgaaattgtaaAATGAAGGCTAGAAAACTGAATAAAgaattatttcattcatttataGGACACCCTGTAAATTAAGTATTGTAGTAT
The sequence above is a segment of the Anopheles darlingi chromosome 2, idAnoDarlMG_H_01, whole genome shotgun sequence genome. Coding sequences within it:
- the LOC125959243 gene encoding acidic mammalian chitinase-like; amino-acid sequence: MESEATVTPCSSKKPIFAYVSSWAAHRSGRGKFSISDIDPKLCDYLLYAFFGISEKVAVAASESRASDSYDINCIARHVDYILLMTYDYNGSWDSHTGHNAPLYAGLTDTTDDQQKLNIDHSVQHWLQEGAPSHKLILGVPAYGRSFRLTNALGYGVRAPSDEAGDAGPYTKEAGFLAYYEVLDNLQNGWIKVKDDKQKVPYAYSDRQWMSYDDNESIANKCKYVGEHELGGVMMWSIDMDDFRGSLGCKYPLLLTVNQCMQLLEKASRL
- the LOC125949451 gene encoding protein stunted-like isoform X2, with product MAIWRAAGLNYINYSNIAASLVRKALKPELRAQAARREESHIKMTKWKEGKPEQTQQQQIK
- the LOC125949451 gene encoding protein stunted-like isoform X1, giving the protein MFTFKICQSPAFRSGDFCKFCSQKVNPGACDSVCVLFHSGELRLTKNSRGKRSSEMAIWRAAGLNYINYSNIAASLVRKALKPELRAQAARREESHIKMTKWKEGKPEQTQQQQIK
- the LOC125949352 gene encoding uncharacterized protein LOC125949352: MLKNKASEEKIDTLLSKSQIPIIDLAHCGTEECPIRSVVNRVGHQLHKALAEKGIALLVNHGISEEKMKLAYGHLDDFTKLSDTTKETYLRQGETNHGYIKPGQERFDGKTKDLRHTYNICTLKPEDGALPDEPLPGFREHMSDLATDFKRLSALLLQALAVGMELPYSYFVEKHRHILDGEGENQSTFRLLYYPPLIEDDGKNELLRGTCKYSQQRCTKDEIDLSLPEDYRARVREEQEALEQQEQQVTRCGAHADYGTFTLLAQDSEGGLEVKLPGTDRWKRVGHLPGAILINAGELLATWTGEKISALQHRVIIPGEESIRTRGRHSLAFFVHPDNCISITPIDLPASSSSNSLDTDEKKGAKGRKKSFKTAKNKIYNAYQHVQRRFKETYAS